GTTTAGATACAGAGTTTTTAGAAAAAACATTAAAAAGCAACAAAATAGTTATAGTTGCGGGATTTCAAGGGGTTAATGAGATTGGAGATATAACAACGTTAGGAAGAGGGGGTTCTGATACAACAGCAGTAGCTCTTGCAGGTTTTTTAAAATGTGAATGTAAAATATATACTGATGTTGATGGAGTTTATACAGAGGATCCTAGAAAAAGTACTACAGCTAAGAAGATTTCTAAAATTTCTTATGATGATATGGAAAAGATGTCAAGAAATGGTGCTAAAGTTATGGAGACAAGAGCTGTAATGATAGGAAAGAAATATGGTGTTTCTATTTTTGTTGGAGAAAGCTTAGGGAACGAGAATGGAACTTATATAATGGACTAGAAAAAATAGTTTTTGTAAGCTGAAGTTATTAAAAAATAAATAGAATATAAAAAATCTAAAAAAATGAATTGAATTTTTTGAAACTAACCTATAATATAAAAGGAACATTTTCAAATTATAAATTTAGTAGTGGAGGGTAGCATATGTTTAAAGGATCAGGAGTAGCACTTATTACACCATTTAATGAAGATATGAGTGTAAATTATTTAGAGATATCAAAATTAGTAGAATATCATTGTGCAAATAGCACAGATGCTCTAATAATATTAGGAACAACAGGAGAAGCGAGTACACTAACAGATGATGAAAAAATAAAAATTGTTGAAACTGTTTTAGATGTAAATAAAAAAAGGCTACCTATAATTGTTGGTGCAGGTAGTAATAATACAAAGCAAGCGATTGAAATGTCTAAAAAATATGAAAGTATGGGAGTTGATGGCTTATTATTAGTAACTCCTTATTATAATAAAGGAAATGAAGATGGAATCTATAAGCATTTTATATCAATAGCGGAATTTGTTGATTTACCAATTATGCTTTATAACGTACCTGGAAGAACAGGAGTTAATCTATCTTTAGGATTATTAAAAAAATTAGCAAAACAAAAAAATATAGTAGCAATAAAGGAAGCTAGTGGAGACATATCATATGCATGTGAAATTGCAAGATTAGTTCCTGAATTAGAGATATATTCAGGGAATGACGATATGACGGTTCCTTTAATGTCGATAGGTGCAGTAGGAACAGTTTCTGTTTTAGCAAATATAGAGCCTAAAGTGGTTCATAATATGGTTTATAGCTATTTAAATGGAGATGTAAACGAAGCTAGAAGACTTCAGTTGAAATATAATGGATTAGTAAAATCACTATTTGTAGAAGTTAATCCAATTCCAGTGAAAAAAGCTATGAACCTTTTAGGTATGAATGTTGGTGGATGTCGTTTACCGTTAGGAGAGTTAGAACAAAAGAGTATAGATATACTGAAAAAAGAGCTAGCAGAAGTGGGTGAAGAGATTTGAAAATAGCTATGCATG
This genomic window from Cetobacterium sp. ZOR0034 contains:
- the dapA gene encoding 4-hydroxy-tetrahydrodipicolinate synthase, whose amino-acid sequence is MFKGSGVALITPFNEDMSVNYLEISKLVEYHCANSTDALIILGTTGEASTLTDDEKIKIVETVLDVNKKRLPIIVGAGSNNTKQAIEMSKKYESMGVDGLLLVTPYYNKGNEDGIYKHFISIAEFVDLPIMLYNVPGRTGVNLSLGLLKKLAKQKNIVAIKEASGDISYACEIARLVPELEIYSGNDDMTVPLMSIGAVGTVSVLANIEPKVVHNMVYSYLNGDVNEARRLQLKYNGLVKSLFVEVNPIPVKKAMNLLGMNVGGCRLPLGELEQKSIDILKKELAEVGEEI